The following coding sequences are from one Cryptococcus deuterogattii R265 chromosome 1, complete sequence window:
- a CDS encoding atypical/HisK protein kinase (genome sequence mistake), with protein MSPPDAYPPVIATEGSTAFQSHILSLLSVISQHPSPDYPFPSSGDSTVQDTASVVANKKVTLSIFPGKKTPAEDAIERAIIALGDRVWTSERTQAQLVKDLKREVPVQPSSDLLTPDWTPPVPNLSDSSPDPICPTCTRPVSSTETSSFTPQQIASFYHPFTAALSTPPPPLPEQMFFPQSVLAAYVSATSDSESAGDSGMSAEKELELLKAQVQDIARVCKAVATGDLTQKIIVPVKGQTMTELKNIINAMVDRLQTFAVEVERVSLEVGTEGKLGGQAVVPNVEGTWKVLTAVVNKLAANLTNQVRSIAKVTKAVAKGDLSETIDVEASGEIAELKTTVNGMVMSLRTLADEVSRVSLEVGSQGKLGGQANVPDVEGVWKDLTVNVNRMCESLTTQVRSIGSVTTAVARGDLSKMIEIEAEGEMAVLKNTVNSMVRQLTVFAKEVTRVALEVGTHGQLGGQAVVPGVEGVWDDLTTNVNKMARNLTDQVREIAMVTKAVARGDLSKTVNADVQGEILDLKCTVNEMVAQLTVFAAEVTRVSLEVGTEGKLGGQAVVPNVEGTWMVLTDNVNLMALNLTTQVRSVAEVTTAVAAGDLSKKINVAAFGEILELKNTVNNMVDSLRSFSSEVTRVAREVGTDGRLGGQAKVPGVAGTWKDLTDCVNIMAANLTEQVRTIAHATTAVARGDLTQKVVGVKVSGEILDLVNTINNMIDQLAIFAAEVTRVAREVGTEGKLGVQAEVENIEGTWQEITSNVNTMASNLTSQVRAFAQISAAATDGDFTRFITVEASGEMDSLKTKINQMVYNLRESIEKNTKARQEAEMANRSKSEFLANMSHEIRTPMNGIIGMTVLTLESELTRQQRENLMIVSSLAGSLLTIIDDILDISKIEAGRMTMEQIPFSCALPSSRSSKPYASRQPRISWISSLTLILRCPINLLVIHFVFVKSSPTSSVTL; from the exons ATGTCCCCCCCTGATGCCTATCCGCCGGTCATAGCAACCGAGGGGAGCACGGCATTTCAGTCGCATATTCTTTCCCTGTTGTCAGTGATATCCCAACACCCATCTCCCGATTATCCGTTCCCATCCAGTGGCGACTCCACTGTGCAAGATACCGCTTCGGTAGTGGCAAACAAGAAGGTCACCCTTTCAATCTTTCCCGGCAAAAAAACACCCGCTGAGGATGCGATTGAGCGAGCTATCATTGCTCTCGGCGATCGAGTTTGGACTTCCGAGAGAACTCAGGCGCAATTGGTAAAAGACCTCAAACGCGAGGTTCCTGTGCAGCCTAGTTCAGACCTGCTTACTCCTGATTGGACTCCTCCAGTTCCCAACCTTAGCGACTCGTCTCCCGATCCTATTTGTCCTACCTGTACCCGGCCCGTTTCCTCCACCGaaacttcttcattcaccCCGCAGCAGATAGCTTCTTTCTATCATCCTTTTACAGCTGCCCTATCAACGCCaccgcctcctcttcccgaACAGATGTTCTTCCCACAAAGTGTTCTTGCTGCTTATGTCTCTGCTACTTCCGACAGCGAATCGGCTGGTGATTCCGGCATGTCTGCTGAAAAGGAACTTGAACTTCTCAAAGCTCAAGTTCAGGACATTGCCCGTGTGTGTAAGGCTGTCGCCACTGGTGACCTTACTCAGAAAATTATTGTGCCCGTGAAAGGTCAGACCATGACTGAACTCAAAAACATCATCAACGCCATGGTGGACCGTCTGCAAACTTTTGCCGTGGAAGTCGAGCGTGTGTCTTTGGAAGTCGGTACTGAAGGAAAACTCGGAGGGCAGGCTGTTGTGCCTAATGTCGAAGGCACATGGAAAGTTCTTACCGCTGTCGTGAACAAACTTGCCGCCAATTTGACTAATCAGGTGCGAAGCATCGCAAAAGTCACGAAAGCCGTAGCAAAGGGTGATCTATCTGAAACCATCGACGTAGAGGCGAGCGGCGAAATCGCAGAATTAAAGACTACGGTCAATGGAATGGTCATGTCTCTCAGAACGTTGGCAGATGAGGTCAGCAGGGTGTCTTTGGAAGTCGGTAGTCAAGGAAAGCTGGGTGGGCAAGCCAATGTGCCGGATGTGGAGGGCGTTTGGAAAGATCTAACCGTCAAT GTGAATCGAATGTGTGAAAGTTTAACGACCCAGGTGCGATCAATCGGCAGTGTCACCACTGCCGTTGCTAGA GGTGACTTGAGTAAGAtgattgagattgaagcagaaggagaaatggCTGTCTTGAAGAAC ACTGTCAATTCAATGGTTCGACAACTAACTGTATTCGCCAAAGAAGTAACTCGAGTTGCGTTAGAAGTCGGTACCCATGGCCAGCTGGGCGGTCAAGCCGTCGTTCCTGGCGTTGAAGGCGTCTGGGACGATCTTACAACCAACGTCAACAAAATGGCCAGGAATCTGACAGACCAAGTACGAGAGATTGCCATGGTC ACCAAAGCTGTCGCTAGGGGTGACTTATCCAAGACAGTCAATGCCGACGTACAGGGTGAAATCCTTGATTTGAAGTGTACTGTCAATGAAATG GTTGCCCAACTGACAGTATTCGCTGCGGAGGTTACTCGTGTATCTCTTGAAGTCGGAACCGAGGGGAAATTGGGAGGGCAAGCCGTTGTGCCGAATGTGGAAGGCACATGGATGGTCCTCACTGACAATGTTAACCTAATG GCCTTAAATTTGACGACTCAAGTGCGCTCCGTTGCTGAAGT TACAACAGCCGTCGCTGCTGGTGATCTCAGCAAAAAGATCAATGTTGCAGCGTTTGGCGAAATCCTCGAGCTTAAAAATACTGTCAATAACATGGTGGATTCTCTGCGTTCGTTCTCATCCGAGGTCACTCGTGTCGCGCGAGAAGTCGGAACCGATGGCCGACTAGGTGGCCAAGCCAAGGTTCCCGGGGTTGCCGGTACTTGGAAGGATTTGACAGATTGTGTTAACATCATGGCGGCCAATTTGACCGAGCAGGTGCGAACCATCGCACATGCCACT ACTGCAGTAGCTCGTGGGGATTTGACTCAAAAGGTCGTCGGCGTCAAAGTATCTGGAGAGATCCTCGATCTGGTGAACACAATCAATAATATGATTGACCAGTTAGCAATTTTCGCGGCAGAAGTGACGCGTGTCGCTAGGGAAGTTGGTACAGAAGGAAAGTTGGGAGTGCAGGCCGAAGTCGAAAACATTGAAGGAACCTGGCAAGAGATCAC CTCCAACGTCAACACCATGGCATCGAACCTGACATCCCAAGTTCGAGCCTTTGCTCAGATTTCCGCTGCGGCAACTGATGGTGACTTCACAAGATTCATCACTGTTGAGGCGTCTGGTGAAATGGACAGTCTAAAAACCAAGATTAATCAGATGGTGTACAATCTCAGAGAGTCCATTGAGAAGAACACCAAGGCGAGACAGGAAGCTGAAATGGCCAACAGGAGTAAATCCGAGTTCTTGGCCAATATGTCCCATGAGATTAGGACGCCGATGAACGGTATTATCGGTATGACGGTGTTGACTCTGGAGAGCGAGTTGACTAGGCAACAACGAGAGAATTTGATGATTGTCTCCAGTTTGGCCGGATCCCTGTTAACCATCATTGATGATATCCTTGATATTTCCAAGA TTGAGGCGGGCCGCATGACCATGGAACAgatccccttctcctgcgCGTTGCCGTCTTCTCGGTCCTCAAAACCTTATGCGTCAAGGCAGCCCAGAATAAGCTGGATCTCATCTTTGACGTTGATCCTACGATGCCCGATCAACTTATTGGTGATCCacttcgtcttcgtcaaGTCATCACCAACCTCATCGGTAACGCTGTGA